The proteins below come from a single Epinephelus moara isolate mb chromosome 19, YSFRI_EMoa_1.0, whole genome shotgun sequence genomic window:
- the LOC126407153 gene encoding ubiquitin carboxyl-terminal hydrolase 37-like: MGTHYTCPVDDHLVITMENTRTCKSCGAQSVRQEEFTNLSLDLIPGGSVEEMLQEYLKETEVEFRCDCGGNTSSCRSSLLTLPQVLILQLKRFRLSG; encoded by the exons ATGGGCACACATTATACCTGCCCTGTAGACGATCACCTGGTGATCACAATGGAGAACACCAGGACATGCAAAAG CTGTGGAGCACAGTCAGTGAGACAGGAGGAATTTACAAACCTGTCTCTAGACCTCATCCCTGGAGGCTCTGTGGAGGAGATGCTCCAGGAGTACCTTAAG GAGACGGAGGTGGAGTTCAGGTGTGACTGCGGAGGGAACACATCGAGCTGCAGATCATCCCTCCTCACTCTGCCACA AGTGCTCATCCTGCAGCTGAAGAGGTTTCGCCTGTCAGGCTGA